The genome window TAAAATTAATATACCTATTACAATCCATACATAATTGAATGTATCCCATTTCCTTTTCTTTCCGTTTAACTGTATTATTGATAAATGATCGGTTCGTTGATACCTTTGTTTTATTACATAAAAAGCTAAGTAAATAACATACAGAATAAAAACTGCAGAGCCATAGAACTCTATATCATAAGATTCAAATAAATCAAACTTACTTATAGCGATCCATCCCAATAAAAACAAGATGATCAATAGTATGTTTATTAAGGATCGATTATCCGACTTCAAAAAACGATTAGAATCCCACATATACTTTAACCTTGAATATCTTTAAAAATTTCTAATCTACTTTCATAAAAAGAGATTTCAATGTCCTTTAAATTATTTTCTAAAAACTCTTTCACTTGCAATTTTTCTTCTTCGCTTAATTCTAAATTTTTAAGCATTTCTATCTTTCCAGTTATGGGTACAAAGGATATATGTAAATCTCCTATCTTAATCTGTTTTAAGTCTGCTAGAAGTATATATTTATCTCCTTGATCTTAGGAAACGCTCCATCGGTCAGACTCTACTTTGAATATTTTTATATCTGTATCCTCATTGGAATAAGCCATTACACTAAGATAAAATATCCCTTTCAAAGCCATTAGATAAAACAAAATATGAACCCATTCAAATTTATAATCAGTATCTGTAATGACAAATATCGCTAAACTAACAATAGCAATTACTCCTAAAAAAGATAGTATTCTACCGAAAACCGAACTCTTATTAGTTATAGATAGATCTAAAGAATTAGTGCTTAGGACAGGTTCTTCTTGATTGTTATTTTTACATAATAAAAACTTAATTATCAAAATCCATATTAAAATGGATGAAAAGTAAATGCCGATTCCCAAACCAAAAGCCTTGTCTGGAAGCTTAAATCCATAATAAAAAACAGGAACTATAAATGCTGCGTATAAATTACGTTAGGTACATAATCCAAATAACTCTTAGGCGTCTCGCTCTTAATCAATCCTTCTTTAAACTCAAAAAACTTGAGCGCCCTTTTCCTTATTCCCGTTTCTCTAATTTCAATCATACTCCTTACACCTTCTTAGCCTCTTCCCAGTACACATCCATCTCTGCCAGCGTCATATCACGCAACTCCTTGCCTATTTCTTTGGCTTTAACTTCTAAATATTGAAAGCGTTTGATAAACTTTTTATTGGTGCGTTCTAAGGCATCTTCTGGGTTCACCCCTAAATGTTTACCGTAATTCACCAAGGAAAACAACACATCACCAAATTCGGCCTCCATTTTATCATGATCACCCGCTTCTACTTCTACCTGCAACTCAGCCAGCTCTTCCTCTAGTTTTTCTTTAACCTGTTCTGGCCTTTCCCAGTCAAAGCCTATCCCGGCGACTTTGTCTTGGATGCGCTGGCTTTTGACTAAGGCTGGCAAGGATTTAGGCACGCCTTCCAGTACGCTGGTTTTCCCTTCCTTCAGCTTCAGCGCTTCCCAGTTGGCCTTTACCTCTTCTTCATCCTTCACTTTTACATCACCATAAATATGTGGGTGCCGCGAGATGAGCTTGTCACAAATACCATTTGCTACGCTTGCCATATCGAAGTGATTGGTCTCTGAGCCTATTTGGGCATAAAAAACAATGTGTAATAACAAATCGCCTAGCTCCTTAGGAATCTCTTCCATATCCTTATCAAGAATCGCATCGCCCAGCTCATAAGTTTCCTCAATGGTAAGGTGACGCAAGGACTCCAGCGTTTGCTTTTTATCCCATGGACATCGCTCCCGCAACTCCTCCATAATGGTTAATAATCGATCTATAGCGGCAAGCTGTTCTTTTCTATTATTCATGTATATATTTTAAAACGCATCAATTTTGGAAATAACTCATTCTCTAAAAAACTATTTTGTGAGCGTTGAAGTTTATATTTGTCTTCTATTATCGCCATTTCTGCCGTCCGCAGGAAAGCATGCTTAGCCTCCCATAATAATACTGGCATAAAGTTAGTTAGTATAAAAATAAAAACAACCAGATGCGAATTCTATTTATAATTACTTTTTCACTTTTATTAACGACAGATTCCTACGCACAAGAATATGTAACCGATGCGACTATGGAAGATACAGTTATGGCTCAAGATGACCAGATCAAAATCCTTTATTTTACAGCACCTTGGTGCGGCCCTTGTAAATATATGGCACCGGTCATCAAATCCATTTCAGAAGATAAAACTATAGATGTGACCATCTATAAAATGAATACAGACGACAATATCTCAGACGATATTCTTAAAGTCAATTCCATTCCTACTTACTTTTTTATAAAAAACGGCCGTAAAATAGGACAAAGCAGCAGTGTCATGAGTCGCGATAAAATGGTAGGATTGATAAAAAAACACGATGCCATGGAAGTAAAAGGAGATCTTCTACCCTACCGAGGAAAGGCTTCTAAGTATCAAATCGCAGCAGGTGACCATGAAAATCTAACTAAAAAAAACTTAGAGCAATTGTGGCACAGCGCACAAGAACTAAATGAATTGAGCTGGAACATTTATAAAAATTTGACCGCTCAAAAAGACCTCGCATGCGCCCTAAACCTTGTCAACCGCTCTATTGAGTTGGAAGAAAACAATTATAACCTTCAGACTAAAGCACATGTACTTCACAAAATGAAAGAGCCTAAAAAGGCCTTACAAACAGCTCAAAAGGCAAAAAATCTAGCGGCTCGTAGCGGCACCTCCACAGCTATTATAGAAGAGTTAATTAAAAAGATAGAGGCCGAATAACACCCATTTTTAAGGCATCTTTGCTACGGTAAAAAACTAAAAATTGTTTCACTTTATATTTGCTTACTTTTCTCACCTCATCAAGTCATTTCACTTGCATGGCATTCACTCGCCTTTTGTTTTCCAATTGGAAAAAAAGTGCCTTAGGGATGCCAGTCCTTATGCAGATTATTTAAAATTGTCTCGCTTTCGCGAAAGCTTACATAACAACAAAAGCAGCTTACACATAGAAGATCACGGTGCAGGAAGTAGGGTTTTTAAATCTAATGACAGAAAGGTAACCGACATTCTCCAGCACAATTGCAGTACAGAAAAAGACACGCAATTGCTTTACCGATGGTGTAGTTATTTTGAAGTAAATACAGTTCTGGAATTAGGCACCTCTTTAGGAATAGCGACTCATGCCATGGCAACCGCAAGACCGCATGCACAAATTACAACGGTAGAAGGAAGTCCTGAGGTTTATGAATTTGCAAAAAAAGCCCTTGAGAAAGAAGACCTGAAACAGGTGAACTTTGTGAATGCTACCTTTCAAGATTTCTTTAAAGAGCAAAAGACCCCTGCTCCTATTTACGACTTGATTTATATCGATGGACATCACAATGGCGACGCTACCTGTTTTTACTTCGAGAGCATTTTGCATCAGGTACATAATGATACCGTCGTGATCTTTGATGATATTTACTGGTCTGCCGACATGACTCGTGCGTGGAATCAAATTTGCCATCATCCTCAGGTGACGGCAAGCGTGGACTGTTTTGATTTTGGACTGATTTTCTTTAGAAAAGAACAGATGCAGGAGCAATTTTATGTGAAGTTGTAACTTTCCATAAAGCCAGATGAATGGATTGTCATGCTTAAAAATTGGCGTGAAGAATAGTTGCTTTTGAGAAAGCTATACCGCAAATTTGTTCCATATCCTTTATGTGGTTTCTATTTTCAAGAACATCTCGATGTATAGTTCTATAGCAATAACTATTAAATTATAAATGTTGTAACTAAATAACCATCGCTGCGTCATACCCGTAGAACTCTTTTAAATCAAAAATTCATATTTTAGTCGCATGAGTGAAAATGTTATCGAAGTACGCAATATTATTCGCGATTTTAAGCTAGGTCAAGAAATCGTTCACGTTCTTAAGGGAATCGATTTAGAAATCAAAAAAGGAGATTACATAGCATTTATGGGACCATCTGGTTCTGGTAAATCTACTTTGATGAATTTATTAGGCTGTCTGGACACCCCTACTGCTGGTAGTTACAAACTGAATGGTACTGATGTTTCTAGCCTGAGCGATGATCAACTGGCCGATATTAGAAATACAGAAATAGGTTTCGTCTTCCAGACTTTTAACCTCTTACCGAGAACCACAGCATTAGATAATGTCGCCTTACCTATGATTTATGCAGGAATGTCTAAAAAAGACCGAGTAGCTAGAGCCAAAGAAGTCCTTACTAGTGTAGGACTGGCCGACCGTATGGATCACCAACCCAGCCAACTTTCTGGTGGACAGCGCCAGCGGGTAGCCGTAGGAAGAGCATTAGTGAACAATCCATCTATTATTCTAGCCGATGAACCTACAGGAAATTTAGACTCCAAAACCGGTATAGAAATTATGGCTCTTTTTGATAAAATCCATGAAGACGGTAATACGGTTATATTAGTGACTCACGAAGAAGAAGTTGCAGAGCATGCGCATCGAATTATTAGACTGCGTGATGGTGTTATAGAAAGTGACATAAGAAATCAGCCATGGAAATCTTAAGCGAGCATAAAGACTGGATTTATATAGGGGCAGTTCTACTGGCGTTTGTGATCTTTTTGTTTTGGAACAAAGGCAAACAAGGCAGTATCAAGAACCGCAAACGAAGAAACTTTAAGCAACGTCTTAAGGAAAAACGAGAAGGAGGTGACTAGCAATACTAAAGAGCTGTTACTCCTTTTATAAAGGGCCATCTTAGTTTCAAATTATCTTAGGCTTTTTTACTCTCGCATTCTCTTATTGTACAGTAGCACATCTATCTTATTTAAATACCCTATTTTAATAATAGATTAGTGGGATGGAAATGAACTTCTTTCATCTTAAAATGGGAAATACTTTTATAGATAAAGGAACTGTATAAATGAATACGCCTGATAGTAGTGAATTCATCTACTAATTCAAAACCTCATTTAATTGCCTCAGCGCCTCAGCATTACCAGCTATATTATTATGTCCTTGAGCTGTTAACCTAAATAAAGGAAGATCAAACTCCGTACTCAATAGCTCTGAAGATTCTACAGGAATTAAACTATCATCTACCCCATGAAAAAGGTATACCGGCATCTTGCAGTTTTTTAAATAGACATTTGTTGCCAGGTCGTATCTTAATATGAATGTCGGAATCAATGAATAATTACGCCGCATCATATCGGTCATGCTATAATACGGGGCGTGTAAAACCAATTTATCAGGACTGTTATTAGAGGCAAGTTTTGCCGCAAGACCTGTACCTATAGAATAACCTAAAACCACTATTCTTTCTTCCGAATATACTTTTTTAAGATCGTTGTAAACATCTTGAATATCTTGAAAAAGCTCTTCTTGATCTGTAATCACTGAAGAACTCTTCCCATAACCAGGATAATCAATTAGAAATACATCGTAGCCCAAAGGCAAGAAATGCTGGGAAACATCCCCGGCTGTTCTTAAGCTACCACCATTTCCATGTAAATAAAAGATAACTCCTTTTGAATTCTCTTTTCTAAATAGCAGTGTATTAATAATATGACCAGAGCCGGTAACAATATTCCTTTCTTCAAAATCATGTTGAAAATCAAACTGATATCCTTCTTCTAATTTCTCAGGAAAGAAAAGCAGGTTTTCCTGATAAAAGTATATCAGGCCACAAATCGATAGGTAGCCTGCTATTGCTAGTATACAAAGTAGTTTTAAAAATCTCTTTAAAAATTTCATAAGTGCCTATTTAAGGAGATTTTAATTCGTTTTTATCTTCAAAATCTTATGTCTGTATGATACCAAGATTAAAATCCTTGGTAATAGGAGCGTGATTTGCCGCTTCTATTCCCATAGAAATCCATTTTCTTGTATCTCTAGGATCGATGATCGCATCGGTCCAGATTCTAGAAGCTGCGTAATAAGGAGAGACTTGTTTATCATAACGGTCTTTTGTTTTGGCAAACAATGCTTTCTCTTCTTCTTCCGTTAGTTTTTTACCCGCTTTTTCTAGGGATGCTTTTTCTATTTGCATCAATACTTTTGCCGCACTATTACCACTCATTACAGCAAGCTCTGCCGTAGGCCATGCAACTATTAATCGTGGATCATATGCTTTACCGCACATCGCATAATTTCCTGCCCCATAGCTATTCCCTATAATAACCGTAAACTTGGGAACGACTGAGTTAGAAACAGCATTTACCATCTTTGCTCCATCTTTGATAATACCGCCATGTTCTGATTTAGAACCCACCATAAAACCTGTAACATCTTGTAAAAAGACTAAAGGAATTTTCTTTTGATTACAATTAGCTATAAATCTCGTTGCTTTATCGGCACTATCGCTATAAATCACACCCCCAAATTGCATTTCGCCTTTCTTTGTTTTGACGATTTTTCTTTGATTAGCTACTATACCAACAGCCCAACCATCCATACGAGCATAACCCGTAATTAAGGTCTGTCCATAACCATCTTTATAAGCCTCAAAAGAACCTGCATCTACCATGCGATTAATGAGTTCCATCATGTCGTATTGTGCATTGCGCGCTCTAGGAAGCGCGCCAAATAAGCCTTCTGGATCTAGTTCGGGCTTCTTAGTATCTACTCTATTAAAACCAGCGGTATCACTAGCACCTATTTTATCAAAAATCTTTTTGATCTTATCAAGTGCGTCTTTATCGTCTTTTGCTTTGTAATCAGTTACCCCGCTGATCTCGCAATGCGTTGTGGCACCACCTAAGGTTTCATTATCAATTGTTTCTCCTATAGCTGCTTTGACTAAGTAAGAACCCGCTAAGAAAATACTTCCTGTCTTATCAACGATCAATGCTTCATCACTCATGATAGGGAGGTAAGCGCCACCGGCTACACAACTACCCATAACCGCAGCTATTTGAGTAATTCCCATACTACTCATTACCGCATTATTTCTAAAAATACGGCCGAAGTGTTCTTTATCTGGAAATATCTCATCCTGCAAAGGCAAATAAACTCCTGCACTATCTACAAGATAAATAATCGGCAGTCTGTTTTCTATAGAGATTTCTTGAGCGCGTAGGTTTTTCTTTCCTGTAATAGGAAACCAGGCACCCGCTTTTACGGTCGCATCATTTGCAACAACAATAACTTGTCTACCTTGAACATATCCTATTTTCACCACAACACCACCGCTCGGGCAACCACCGTGTTCTTCATACATTCCGTCACCTGCAAAAGCAGCAATTTCTATACAATCTTCAGGCTTATCAACGAGGTAATCAATGCGTTCACGGGCAGTCATTTTGCCTTTTTCATGTAGTTTCTCCACGCGTTTTTTTCCGCCTCCTAAGGCAACTTGCGCAAACTTTCTTCTCAGGTCAGAAAGCAGCATTTTATTGTGATCTTCGTTTTTATTGAAGTCTAAATCCATGTAATAAGTCTTTGTTCAAAAATAACGATTTTAGATGTTATAAGTATGTGAATATTTCCGCTTTCGCGAAAGCGGAATTGAAACCTGACTTATCTTTAAAGACCAATCTATTACCATGAAAAAAATACCTTGCCTCATTTTTATTCTATTCCTTGTAAGTTGCTCTGGATTATCTAAAATTTTTAATAACGGAACCCTAACCAACATTGATTATAAAGAAATCATACCTTTTAATTATGATTATAACTATGCGATTGTTGAAGTAGAGATTAATTCTATAAAATATAACTTTCTAGTGGATACCGGAGCGCCTACTGTTATTTCCAATGCTATTTATGAAGACTTAAAAATAGAAGCGATAGATTATATTGCTATTGAAGATTCTCAAGGACAAATTAATAGTCAAAAAGTAGTAGTCGTTCCAGAAATAAAAATAGGGAACCTGACGTATCATAACACAGGTGGTGTTGTAGCCGATTTGAGGAATGTTTTTGAGTTTGATTGCATGGGAATAGATGGTATCATAGGTTCTAATCAAATGGCAAAATCCTATTGGAAATTTGATTATCAAAATCGTGAAATTACCATAACCGACCAACTTGCTCATTATGACTTAACCACCTATACGGATACACTTTCATTTATAGTGTCTGCTAGTAAAACACCGTATTTGCGAGGTCATGTAAATGGATTAGAGACTCTATTTGTTTATGATACAGGTTTTGGCGGTCATATAGACATTGATAGAGAACTAGCCGAATTTAAAGAAGCAGATGGATTTACGAATTATGGCAATTCTGGTATAGGTCTTTATGGAGTTATAGATTCTACAACCATAAGAACTATAAAAACAGATAGTTTGAGAATAGGCTCTATTGAAATGGGCGCGCAAGTGGTGGATTTAGATTTTGGTAACCTGATAGGAAACAAATTCATGAATAAACACGACGTAGTTATGGACTGGACGTCTCAGAAAATCTACCTCAAAAAACTAAAAGAATTTGAAAAAACACAGCAAAACTCTTTTGGCTTTAAATTTAGAATTAAAGAGAATAAAGCGCTAGTAACTGGATTGATAGAAGAGTTTGCTATTGACCTACAGTTAGGTGATGTCCTCTTATCTATAAATGATTTTGAGTTTAAAAATATAACCGATAGCAATGCTTGTGAGAAATGGAATGCTATTAATTATAAAGATGTAGAAAATTTGAAGATTGTCTATTTACGAGATGGCATTGAATTGACAACTACTTTAAAAATACGAGAACTTATAAAATAACATCTGAGAAATTTTTATGTAACATATCCTGATTTTAAGACCTTTCCGTCCTAGCGGTTGTCGGAAACTTCTGTGCTGAATGGGGTGAAATCTTCTTCCCTTCGTGTGAAATCTTGACAAATCCTGTGCTGAAAGTTATTCCGTACTAAATAAGTCCTTTCATTTTATTTTTATACCTCTGCGTCTAGTAAATCAGTTGCAATATGATACCGTGGATCTTCAATACTAGTTTCAATAATCGTGTCAAATTCTGGATTGTGACGCATCAACAATTCTTTACATTCTGGGCTTAAATGCGTGAGTTTTATTTCTTTCCCTAGATCCAGATATTTATTTGCTACACCTCTTAGAGCCTCAATACCAGAATGATCTTGTACACGTGATTCTATAAAGTCTATTTCTATTTTATCAGGATCGTTTTTAGGGTCAAATTTCTTATTAAAATCAGTTACCGAACCAAAGAATAACGGTCCCCAAATCTCGTAGACTTTAGTTCCATCTTCTTTAATGCTTTTGCGAGCTCTAATGCGTTTGGCACTTTCCCAAGCAAATACTAATGCAGAAATAATAACTCCTACAAATACAGCTATAGCAAGATCAAAAACGACTGTCACTACAGATACAATCACTAAAACAACCGCGTCAGATTTAGGTATTTTACCCAAAATCCTAAAACTAGACCAGGCAAAGGTCTCAATAACCATCATAAACATCACTCCTATCAAAGCAGCGATAGGCACTTGCTCGATAAGTTTATCTGTAAACAATAGAAAGGTTAATAAGGTCACCGACATCATTACACCAGATAAACGACCTCGTCCACCAGCATTGATATTAATTACGGTCTGACCTATCATACCACACCCACCTGTACCACCAAAGAGTCCACTAATGATATTTCCTGCTCCTTGAGCGACACATTCTCGGTTACCGCTACCCCTAGTTTCTGTTAATTCATCTACTAGATTCATGGTCATTAAAGATTCAATAAGACCTACAGCAGCTGCAAGAAATGCATAGGGCAAAATAAATAAAAAGGTATCATAACCTATAGGTAAATTCTCCCAAAGCTCCATATTAGGCGTTGGAATCTCCCCTTTCAATCCAGTTCCACCACCTTCTATGATATAGGATCCTACCGTACTTGCATCCATACCGCCAAAAACAACTACCGTCGTTGTGACCAATATTGCCGTAAGTGCCGCTGGAATTTTTTTAGTCAATTTAGGTAATAACCATATAATCGCCATAGTTAAAGCAACCAGACCTATCATGATCCACAACTCTGTTCCCTGCATATAAGTGGAAATGTATTTATCCACACCATCTGCTCCTACTTCTAGTTTTTTATGCGTAAACATTTTTACTTGTGCGATAAAAATTACAATCGCCAAACCGTTTACAAATCCCATCATCACCGGATGCGGAATCAATCGAACAAATTTCCCGATTTTAAAAACACCTGCCAAAATCTGAATCAGTCCCATAAGAATCACAGCACCGAAGAGGTAATAAAAACCCATATTCTCCACTGGCGTTTCCATCAACATTCCTCTCTCATGACCTTTGATAATCAAATCCACAAAAATAACAGCCACTGCTCCAGCAGCTCCAGAAATCAATCCAGGTCTACCTCCGAAAAGTGCTGTAATCAAACCAATAATAAAGGCACCAGAAAGCGCTACTAATGGATCTATTCCCGCCACAAATGCAAAGGCAACCACCTCTGGAATCATCGCTAGAGAAACAGTAATTCCCGCTAGAATATCGTCCTTCGGATTTTTAGTGAAATTATTGAAGATCTTGCGCATAATGCCTGATTTTTAAGCGTGCAAAAGTACGGCTTTTTATAAGATATATGAGTGTTCCGCTTTCGCGAAAGCGGAATCAAAATCATAGCTCTCGAACAAATTTAATAGAAGTGGCATTTCTAACTTAGGAAAACAATATTTTTACCACATGTGTCGCAGTTCTTTCTTCTTATCAAATGGGTATGTATGTCTTAGCTTATGGGCAGTCCTATTTTCTAACATCGTATGCCTCGCACAAAAGGATTCCTTAACGGTAGACGTTAATGGGCTGTTAAAACCACATCTCGCGTCTACGCATCATTTTGGATTATTTTCTTCTCGCATGACGCAAAATTTTAAAGCGCGCGCGAGTACTAGCCCTCAACTGCATCTAGAAACTCAATCAGGAAATAATTTTCATGCTCCTGTACAGGCATTTCTTCCAGATGACCCAGAGTTACGAGCCCAATTTGCCGACCAAACCTGGTATTTTAGAGTCTTTGATTTTGTAGATCAAGAAACGACTCCTGCACAGATAATGGACATTGAAATCGATGCGGTTTACAAAATCTATCGCCCGGCACTCACCTTGCCTTTAAACGATCATAATGAGATAAGAATAGGCTTGAGAGCTTTTCAAACAGTAAAAGGTGATTTCTTTGACTCCCCTTTTACCAATGATGAATCTATTGAATGGTTTCACAGCAATATTGCTGGTGGTGAAGATCCTTTTGGTAGGAAATTTTATGGTGTGAATGAAGTGGCTGTGAATTACACAGACCGCAATGGCAAGAGGTTGAATATGCAAGCTGGAGATATCATTCTAGGAGGTCTCGAACTGGCACACACTTATTATCCTCAATTAGAAAAATGGAACGAGCGCCATCTTTTTTTTAACTTACAATCACAGATAGGCTGGAACACCAGTGCCTATAATAACTCACTGGACTTAGGGATAGGAATCAATACTATAAAAAAATACAACTTAAACACTAGAAGTAATCTTTGGTTCGGTTTGGGATATAGTGTGCTGTATAAAAATGCTATCGATGGAAGTGACAACCTCGATCTGGGAAACAACCGGTTTTTAGGTTCTGGAGAAGTCATGGCACAATGGACCCATCAAACCTCAAAAGGCCACCAAAACATCATCGGGCTGAATTATCAAAATCAAACCTCTTACTTTAAAAAGGAAGAAGCGAACTATTTTCACCTCAAAGGAAATTATGCAGCCATCAACCAAGGATGGCATTATGGCTACACCACGCTTATTGAAAATTTAAGCAGCTGGTCTATGTTATACACGCATGCACGACCTAAGATATCGTATACCATTTATGTCAAAGAGGACCTTAATGTCAATAATGCCCCAGATGTAGAGACAGGTATTTCTGTGCAAATTCCATTTTACTAAATAAGCACAGGTATACCAAAGGAATTAATTTTGTAAAAAAAAAAGCTTACCGGTTCCTAATTTATGCCGAATTCAATAAGCTTTTCAAATTTCTAATCTTGAGATAACGAAAGCATATCCTGATAATTTGCTAGGGCGACTTTATGTAATTAAACCTTAGTGTCTAGCATCAGTACTTGATCACAAACAACTTCTGTGGTGTATTGTTTCTCACCCTCTTTGTCTTCCCATTGTCTGGTGACTAGTTTTCCTTCTACTGCTATTTTATTTCCTTTCTTCACATATTCAGAAATAATGTTTGCCGTAGCATTAAAGGCTACAATACGATGCCATTGTGTGTCTGTTACTTTCTCACCTAACTTGTTGGTATAACGGTCTGAGGTGGCAAGTGAGAACTTCACTAGTTTCTTGTCGTCGTTTAAATTTACGATTTCTGGATCCTGTCCAAGGTGTCCGATTAACTGTACTCTGTTGCTTAGATTGCTCATAATAAATTAGTTTGTATGGGTTAAAAAATAAATTACTGCCATCGTTTGTTTTTGATGACGGTGCAAAGATGTGACAGTATTAAAGTTACAGTTGTATATTAACCGTTTGTTTACGTTTATTTTCGTTTGTATTTAATTGATAATAACAAATAGTCTACTAACAATAGAACTAACTATCATTAAAATATTTTTATTTAGTGTTGATTTTTATAGTTAGGTTTAT of Nonlabens sp. Ci31 contains these proteins:
- the mazG gene encoding nucleoside triphosphate pyrophosphohydrolase, with translation MNNRKEQLAAIDRLLTIMEELRERCPWDKKQTLESLRHLTIEETYELGDAILDKDMEEIPKELGDLLLHIVFYAQIGSETNHFDMASVANGICDKLISRHPHIYGDVKVKDEEEVKANWEALKLKEGKTSVLEGVPKSLPALVKSQRIQDKVAGIGFDWERPEQVKEKLEEELAELQVEVEAGDHDKMEAEFGDVLFSLVNYGKHLGVNPEDALERTNKKFIKRFQYLEVKAKEIGKELRDMTLAEMDVYWEEAKKV
- a CDS encoding thioredoxin family protein, which encodes MRILFIITFSLLLTTDSYAQEYVTDATMEDTVMAQDDQIKILYFTAPWCGPCKYMAPVIKSISEDKTIDVTIYKMNTDDNISDDILKVNSIPTYFFIKNGRKIGQSSSVMSRDKMVGLIKKHDAMEVKGDLLPYRGKASKYQIAAGDHENLTKKNLEQLWHSAQELNELSWNIYKNLTAQKDLACALNLVNRSIELEENNYNLQTKAHVLHKMKEPKKALQTAQKAKNLAARSGTSTAIIEELIKKIEAE
- a CDS encoding O-methyltransferase, which codes for MFHFIFAYFSHLIKSFHLHGIHSPFVFQLEKKCLRDASPYADYLKLSRFRESLHNNKSSLHIEDHGAGSRVFKSNDRKVTDILQHNCSTEKDTQLLYRWCSYFEVNTVLELGTSLGIATHAMATARPHAQITTVEGSPEVYEFAKKALEKEDLKQVNFVNATFQDFFKEQKTPAPIYDLIYIDGHHNGDATCFYFESILHQVHNDTVVIFDDIYWSADMTRAWNQICHHPQVTASVDCFDFGLIFFRKEQMQEQFYVKL
- a CDS encoding ABC transporter ATP-binding protein, which gives rise to MSENVIEVRNIIRDFKLGQEIVHVLKGIDLEIKKGDYIAFMGPSGSGKSTLMNLLGCLDTPTAGSYKLNGTDVSSLSDDQLADIRNTEIGFVFQTFNLLPRTTALDNVALPMIYAGMSKKDRVARAKEVLTSVGLADRMDHQPSQLSGGQRQRVAVGRALVNNPSIILADEPTGNLDSKTGIEIMALFDKIHEDGNTVILVTHEEEVAEHAHRIIRLRDGVIESDIRNQPWKS
- a CDS encoding alpha/beta hydrolase, which codes for MKFLKRFLKLLCILAIAGYLSICGLIYFYQENLLFFPEKLEEGYQFDFQHDFEERNIVTGSGHIINTLLFRKENSKGVIFYLHGNGGSLRTAGDVSQHFLPLGYDVFLIDYPGYGKSSSVITDQEELFQDIQDVYNDLKKVYSEERIVVLGYSIGTGLAAKLASNNSPDKLVLHAPYYSMTDMMRRNYSLIPTFILRYDLATNVYLKNCKMPVYLFHGVDDSLIPVESSELLSTEFDLPLFRLTAQGHNNIAGNAEALRQLNEVLN
- a CDS encoding acyl-CoA carboxylase subunit beta gives rise to the protein MDLDFNKNEDHNKMLLSDLRRKFAQVALGGGKKRVEKLHEKGKMTARERIDYLVDKPEDCIEIAAFAGDGMYEEHGGCPSGGVVVKIGYVQGRQVIVVANDATVKAGAWFPITGKKNLRAQEISIENRLPIIYLVDSAGVYLPLQDEIFPDKEHFGRIFRNNAVMSSMGITQIAAVMGSCVAGGAYLPIMSDEALIVDKTGSIFLAGSYLVKAAIGETIDNETLGGATTHCEISGVTDYKAKDDKDALDKIKKIFDKIGASDTAGFNRVDTKKPELDPEGLFGALPRARNAQYDMMELINRMVDAGSFEAYKDGYGQTLITGYARMDGWAVGIVANQRKIVKTKKGEMQFGGVIYSDSADKATRFIANCNQKKIPLVFLQDVTGFMVGSKSEHGGIIKDGAKMVNAVSNSVVPKFTVIIGNSYGAGNYAMCGKAYDPRLIVAWPTAELAVMSGNSAAKVLMQIEKASLEKAGKKLTEEEEKALFAKTKDRYDKQVSPYYAASRIWTDAIIDPRDTRKWISMGIEAANHAPITKDFNLGIIQT
- a CDS encoding retropepsin-like aspartic protease, with product MKKIPCLIFILFLVSCSGLSKIFNNGTLTNIDYKEIIPFNYDYNYAIVEVEINSIKYNFLVDTGAPTVISNAIYEDLKIEAIDYIAIEDSQGQINSQKVVVVPEIKIGNLTYHNTGGVVADLRNVFEFDCMGIDGIIGSNQMAKSYWKFDYQNREITITDQLAHYDLTTYTDTLSFIVSASKTPYLRGHVNGLETLFVYDTGFGGHIDIDRELAEFKEADGFTNYGNSGIGLYGVIDSTTIRTIKTDSLRIGSIEMGAQVVDLDFGNLIGNKFMNKHDVVMDWTSQKIYLKKLKEFEKTQQNSFGFKFRIKENKALVTGLIEEFAIDLQLGDVLLSINDFEFKNITDSNACEKWNAINYKDVENLKIVYLRDGIELTTTLKIRELIK
- a CDS encoding SulP family inorganic anion transporter translates to MRKIFNNFTKNPKDDILAGITVSLAMIPEVVAFAFVAGIDPLVALSGAFIIGLITALFGGRPGLISGAAGAVAVIFVDLIIKGHERGMLMETPVENMGFYYLFGAVILMGLIQILAGVFKIGKFVRLIPHPVMMGFVNGLAIVIFIAQVKMFTHKKLEVGADGVDKYISTYMQGTELWIMIGLVALTMAIIWLLPKLTKKIPAALTAILVTTTVVVFGGMDASTVGSYIIEGGGTGLKGEIPTPNMELWENLPIGYDTFLFILPYAFLAAAVGLIESLMTMNLVDELTETRGSGNRECVAQGAGNIISGLFGGTGGCGMIGQTVININAGGRGRLSGVMMSVTLLTFLLFTDKLIEQVPIAALIGVMFMMVIETFAWSSFRILGKIPKSDAVVLVIVSVVTVVFDLAIAVFVGVIISALVFAWESAKRIRARKSIKEDGTKVYEIWGPLFFGSVTDFNKKFDPKNDPDKIEIDFIESRVQDHSGIEALRGVANKYLDLGKEIKLTHLSPECKELLMRHNPEFDTIIETSIEDPRYHIATDLLDAEV
- a CDS encoding single-stranded DNA-binding protein; protein product: MSNLSNRVQLIGHLGQDPEIVNLNDDKKLVKFSLATSDRYTNKLGEKVTDTQWHRIVAFNATANIISEYVKKGNKIAVEGKLVTRQWEDKEGEKQYTTEVVCDQVLMLDTKV